The Microplitis demolitor isolate Queensland-Clemson2020A chromosome 8, iyMicDemo2.1a, whole genome shotgun sequence genome has a segment encoding these proteins:
- the LOC103572346 gene encoding sodium-coupled neutral amino acid transporter 7, producing the protein MRFLRRNGYGLIDDSVEVPFENSSTRSHLNPQGTTVIGTIFLLLNATLGAGLLNFPLAFDRSGGVISAIIVQLSFLVFITIALVTLANCSDMTKTSSLPDTVAGLCGPKTLILSGICVTIYSFGCCLTFIIVIGDQFERVLATYYGMDFCHHWFLSRTFITCVTCTLFILPISFFKRLDILSYVSSVGCITIVYVIWVIIHQSVNTLDYPRPTQAWPRNVSQAFQLVPIICFAYQTHMTSIPTYACMKDRNLYKFTWCAVLSMGLCFLSYTIVGIFGYKTFGAGHVPSDILQGYDDKSPSLAIAIIAIAVKNFTTYPIVLFCGRNSLLGLFRADLEDNVTVRAIVTLVWFILTLFAAVVISDISPVINLMGTLSATFIFIFPGICLLQSVLVKDPAIYLNKSRFLVVVAVIMTALGGFVCGLVLVQAFEDLYRVPVDKKFVTGFRVDLGSTLCVLK; encoded by the exons atgagatTTTTACGGCGAAATGGATATGGATTGATAGACGACAGTGTTGAAGTGCCGTTTGAAAATAGCTCGACTCGGTCACATTTAAATCCACAag GCACTACGGTGATAGGAACAATTTTTCTGCTTCTGAACGCGACATTAGGAGCTGGGTTGTTAAATTTTCCCCTGGCATTTGATCGTTCCGGTGGAGTGATATCGGCAATAATAGTACAGTTATCATTCCTAGTATTTATCACAATTGCTCTGGTGACCCTTGCAAATTGCAGTGATATGACGAAGACATCCTCATTGCCGGACACTGTTGCTGGACTGTGTGGGCCTAAAACCTTGATATTATCGGGAATCTGTGTCACTATTTATAGCTTCGGATGCTGTCttacatttataattgttattggtGATCAATTTGAACGCGTTTTAGCCACTTACTATGGAATGGATTTTTGTCACCACTG GTTTTTATCACGGACATTTATCACATGTGTTACCTGTACACTTTTTATTCTGccgataagtttttttaagcGACTGGACATTCTCAGCTACGTCAGTTCCGTTGGATGCATTACTATCGTCTATGTGATATGGGTAATTATTCACCAGAGTGTCAATACACTAGATTACCCAAGACCGACCCAAGCATGGCCGCGAAATGTTTCCCAAGCATTCCAATTAGTGCCAATTATTTGTTTCGCTTATCAG aCTCATATGACTTCAATACCAACGTACGCGTGCATGAAAGACCGCAATCTCTATAAATTTACTTGGTGCGCGGTACTGAGCATGGGTTTGTGTTTTTTATCCTACACGATAGTCGGCATTTTCGGCTACAAGACCTTCGGCGCGGGCCACGTTCCCAGTGACATTTTGCAAGGATACGACGACAAAAGTCCCAGTCTCGCGATAGCGATAATTGCAATTgctgttaaaaatttcaccaCATACCCGATAGTGCTTTTCTGCGGGCGCAATTCGCTGCTGGGTTTATTTCGCGCGGACCTCGAGGATAACGTCACAGTGAGAGCTATCGTGACTCTAGTGTGGTTTATTTTGACATTGTTCGCAGCAGTTGTCATCTCGGACATATCACCGGTCATAAATCTAATGGGAACTCTTTCAGCgacgtttatatttatttttcccggtATTTGTTTGCTGCAGAGCGTCTTGGTCAAAGATCCtgcaatatatttaaacaaaagcCGTTTTCTTGTCGTTGTCGCCGTAATAATGACTGCTCTAGGTGGATTTGTTTGCGGTTTAGTGTTAGTACAAGCGTTTGAAGATCTATACCGAGTTCCggttgacaaaaaatttgtcacgGGATTTAGAGTAGATCTCGGCAGTACTCTGTGTGTTTTAAAATGA